A window of Castanea sativa cultivar Marrone di Chiusa Pesio chromosome 1, ASM4071231v1 contains these coding sequences:
- the LOC142639435 gene encoding endochitinase-like: MKLVSLILLSLAYLLGTTAEQCGTQAGGAVCPNGLCCSQYGWCGNTNDYCGNGCQSQCSSGGSPTPTTPSPTTPSGGGGSDVSSLISASLFDQMLKYRNDPRCKSNGFYTYNAFIAAAQSFNGFGTTGDVTTRKRELAAFLAQTSHETTGGWPSAPDGPYAWGYCFITEGDKQTLCTSPDWPCASGQQYYGRGPIQLSHNYNYGQAGNAIGADLINNPDLVATDPTVSFKTAIWFWMTPQANKPSSHNVIIGSWTPSATDTSAGRVPGYGVITNIINGGLECGHGSDDKVADRIGFYKRYCDILGVSYGDNLDCYSQTPFA; the protein is encoded by the exons ATGAAGCTCGTTTCTTTGATACTACTTTCCTTAGCTTACTTGCTTGGAACCACAGCAGAACAATGTGGAACACAGGCTGGGGGTGCAGTATGTCCAAATGGTCTATGTTGTAGCCAATATGGATGGTGTGGCAACACAAATGATTACTGTGGAAATGGTTGCCAAAGCCAGTGTTCTTCTGGTGGTTCCCCTACTCCTACAACTCCATCTCCTACTACTCCTAGTGGCGGCGGCGGCAGTGATGTTAGCAGCCTCATCAGCGCGTCTCTTTTTGACCAAATGCTTAAATATAGGAACGATCCAAGATGTAAAAGTAATGGATTCTACACCTACAACGCTTTCATTGCTGCTGCCCAATCTTTCAATGGCTTTGGCACAACTGGCGATGTCACTACACGTAAAAGGGAGCTTGCGGCTTTCTTAGCTCAAACCTCTCATGAGACCACGG gaGGGTGGCCAAGTGCACCAGATGGCCCATATGCATGGGGATATTGCTTTATTACCGAAGGTGACAAGCAAACTCTTTGTACATCACCAGATTGGCCATGTGCATCTGGCCAACAATATTATGGCCGAGGACCAATCCAACTCTCTCA CAACTACAACTATGGTCAAGCAGGTAATGCCATTGGAGCTGATCTCATAAACAATCCAGATCTAGTAGCCACAGACCCCACCGTTTCATTCAAGACAGccatatggttttggatgaccCCACAAGCAAACAAGCCATCTAGCcacaatgtgatcattggaaGCTGGACTCCTTCTGCTACTGACACATCTGCTGGTCGAGTCCCAGGCTACGGCGTAATCACCAACATTATCAATGGTGGGCTTGAATGTGGCCATGGGTCCGATGATAAGGTGGCTGATAGGATTGGGTTCTATAAGAGGTATTGTGACATATTGGGAGTAAGCTACGGGGACAACTTAGATTGCTATAGTCAAACTCCTTTTGCCTAA